One Methylobacterium oryzae DNA window includes the following coding sequences:
- a CDS encoding NUDIX hydrolase, which produces MSEGSSDGVSDGFRITRVAEVAARFVDHDWAFPRVHEAAIAAHWQTRLRRSPGMFDGTVLLCCDHAVADGVARLDLFATRYATFTYYRDRPHPEPRIANAFAAIVPWTADGAVLLGEMGAHTANAGQLYFPCGTPDPDDVRGARVDLTGSAARELAEETGLALPAGAETDWVLLEGEGQLAFLRPVRFPEPAARIVARIADHLGAEAEPELAGMHVVRGREDIDPARMPGFVRAYLADTFPPAR; this is translated from the coding sequence ATGTCTGAAGGCTCCTCCGACGGCGTCTCCGACGGCTTCCGGATCACCCGCGTCGCGGAGGTGGCGGCGCGGTTCGTAGACCACGACTGGGCCTTCCCGCGCGTGCACGAAGCCGCCATCGCGGCCCACTGGCAGACCCGGCTGCGCCGCAGCCCCGGCATGTTCGACGGGACCGTCCTGCTGTGCTGCGACCACGCGGTCGCCGACGGGGTCGCCCGGCTCGACCTGTTCGCGACGCGCTACGCGACCTTCACCTACTACCGGGACAGGCCCCACCCCGAGCCGCGCATCGCCAACGCCTTCGCGGCGATCGTGCCCTGGACGGCGGACGGCGCCGTCTTGCTCGGCGAGATGGGCGCCCACACGGCCAATGCCGGCCAGCTCTACTTCCCCTGCGGCACCCCGGATCCGGACGACGTGCGCGGCGCGCGGGTCGATCTCACCGGCAGCGCCGCCCGGGAACTCGCCGAGGAGACCGGCCTCGCGCTGCCGGCCGGGGCTGAGACGGACTGGGTGCTTCTTGAGGGGGAGGGCCAGCTCGCCTTCCTGCGGCCGGTGCGCTTCCCCGAGCCGGCCGCGAGGATCGTGGCGCGGATCGCCGACCATCTCGGCGCCGAGGCCGAGCCGGAGCTCGCCGGGATGCACGTGGTGCGGGGGCGTGAGGACATCGATCCCGCGCGGATGCCGGGCTTCGTGCGGGCCTACCTGGCGGACACGTTCCCGCCCGCCCGTTGA
- a CDS encoding ABC transporter substrate-binding protein, giving the protein MFIRSHLRPGGRRLAGARLATALTLATMTLATVTLAALAARAEEIVLRVGDQKGGNRSLLEIAGYAKDVPYRIAWSEFPAAAPILEALNAGALDVGYTGDLSFLTVVAAGAPIKAIGGTKSDPRTQTILVRADSPIRSAADLKGKRLAGTRGGWGQFLISATLEKAGIAPSEATFAPLNPVDAKVALMAGSVDAWAVWEPYVAFATLKDKARPIADGAGLTPTITFIVASDSAIATKRAALQDFLSRLNRARLWSLDHLDAYARNTAALTKMPEDVLRAAYTAQRTRPIALDEGVVKEVQDASDRATRYGILSKTLDVGRAVDRSFTEAASN; this is encoded by the coding sequence ATGTTCATCCGATCTCACTTGCGGCCCGGTGGCCGCCGGCTCGCCGGGGCGCGGCTCGCGACCGCACTGACGCTGGCCACGATGACGCTGGCCACCGTGACGCTGGCGGCGTTGGCCGCCCGCGCGGAGGAGATTGTCCTGCGGGTCGGCGACCAGAAGGGCGGGAACCGGTCGCTCCTCGAGATCGCCGGCTACGCGAAGGATGTGCCCTACCGGATTGCGTGGTCGGAATTCCCCGCCGCCGCGCCGATCCTGGAGGCGCTCAACGCCGGCGCCCTCGATGTCGGCTACACCGGCGATCTCTCCTTCCTCACCGTCGTTGCGGCCGGGGCACCGATCAAGGCGATCGGCGGCACCAAGTCCGATCCCCGGACGCAGACGATCCTGGTCCGCGCAGATTCGCCGATCCGCTCGGCCGCGGATCTGAAGGGCAAGCGGCTCGCCGGCACCCGCGGCGGCTGGGGCCAGTTCCTGATCAGCGCGACGCTGGAGAAGGCCGGGATCGCGCCGTCCGAGGCCACCTTCGCGCCACTCAACCCAGTCGACGCGAAGGTCGCGCTGATGGCCGGCTCGGTGGATGCCTGGGCGGTCTGGGAGCCCTACGTCGCGTTCGCGACGCTCAAGGACAAGGCCCGGCCGATCGCGGACGGCGCGGGCCTTACGCCGACCATCACCTTCATCGTCGCCTCGGACAGCGCCATCGCCACCAAGCGGGCGGCGCTGCAGGACTTCCTGAGCCGCCTGAACCGGGCGCGGCTCTGGTCGCTGGACCATCTGGACGCCTACGCCCGGAACACGGCCGCGCTGACGAAGATGCCGGAGGACGTCCTGCGCGCGGCCTACACGGCGCAGCGGACGCGCCCGATCGCGCTCGACGAGGGCGTCGTGAAGGAGGTCCAGGACGCCTCGGACCGGGCGACGCGGTACGGCATCCTGTCGAAGACGCTCGACGTCGGCCGGGCCGTGGACCGGAGCTTCACGGAAGCGGCCTCGAACTGA